In the genome of Mucisphaera calidilacus, one region contains:
- a CDS encoding cytochrome c biogenesis protein, with the protein MKTTHTVIAVLLLLASLATAQVRPNVDGNTLPDTTPDAMPEAHAEHGHALDDWLDIRQQPRTTEKRAAFADALKLEGFRRLAVYDGGRVKILDTLAREQIQRIFGKARFKHPETGYEDPVFTYLDLLFMPDSYSDLPLVHVEVLPLRRQLVAHLEPDEQEDWLKRARLSPNLLASPPAMAVLSGRGSDLRLQKGLSQVWDASSALNEISDRLLLVSPLPADNKWHAPLDELDAHFHGQPLATGDVSRRALNVAGLWRQLGDNWRLGDTNAVNEIIATLTHRLPLIRPETYPPQWKLDVEHIYNATARFTIGYLGYLFGGVLLLLAFATGRPWLIRTGAVLGIAGFIIHTLGILARIALTNRWPIHNQFESFIAVTWFAVLVGLVLMWYHRAWLYGAAASALGAASLMVANTFDIPSADPGKVAGILATSRILYIHVNIVLISYGLIALGFFVSLFYLATHYLRGQTSLRVAAAGVGAIDENDTPAKGRQGLLRDLDQAQLLVLQLAFWLLGVGILLGAYWADHAWGRWWAWDPKETWALITWIIYLIAIHARFGVKDRGLVTAWLSVVGFVVMLWCYWGVNMLLAGLHSYA; encoded by the coding sequence ATGAAAACCACGCACACCGTCATCGCCGTCCTCCTCCTGCTCGCCTCGCTCGCCACGGCGCAGGTACGCCCCAATGTCGACGGCAACACCCTCCCCGACACCACACCCGACGCCATGCCCGAGGCACACGCCGAACACGGCCACGCCCTCGACGACTGGCTCGACATCAGGCAGCAACCCCGCACCACCGAGAAGCGAGCCGCCTTCGCCGACGCCCTCAAACTCGAAGGATTCCGACGGCTCGCCGTCTACGACGGCGGACGCGTCAAGATCCTCGACACCCTCGCACGCGAGCAGATCCAACGCATCTTCGGCAAGGCACGCTTCAAGCACCCCGAGACCGGCTACGAAGACCCCGTCTTCACCTACCTCGACCTGCTCTTCATGCCCGACAGCTACAGCGACCTGCCCCTCGTCCACGTCGAGGTCCTGCCCCTCCGCCGACAACTCGTCGCCCACCTCGAGCCCGACGAGCAGGAAGACTGGCTCAAACGCGCACGACTCTCGCCCAACCTCCTCGCCAGCCCGCCCGCCATGGCCGTCCTCTCCGGACGCGGCTCCGACCTCCGCCTCCAGAAAGGGCTCTCCCAGGTCTGGGACGCCTCCTCCGCGCTCAACGAGATCAGCGACCGACTCCTCCTCGTCAGCCCGCTCCCCGCCGACAACAAGTGGCACGCACCCCTCGACGAACTCGACGCCCACTTCCACGGACAGCCCCTCGCCACCGGCGACGTCTCACGACGCGCCCTCAACGTCGCCGGGCTCTGGCGACAACTCGGCGACAACTGGCGCCTCGGCGACACCAACGCCGTCAACGAAATCATCGCCACCCTTACCCACCGACTCCCACTCATCCGACCCGAGACCTACCCGCCACAGTGGAAACTCGACGTCGAACACATCTACAACGCCACCGCTCGATTCACCATCGGCTACCTCGGCTACCTCTTCGGCGGCGTGCTCCTCCTCCTCGCCTTCGCCACCGGCAGACCCTGGCTCATCCGCACCGGAGCCGTCCTCGGCATCGCCGGCTTCATCATCCACACCCTCGGCATCCTCGCACGCATCGCCCTCACCAACCGCTGGCCCATCCACAACCAGTTCGAGTCCTTCATCGCCGTCACCTGGTTCGCCGTCCTCGTCGGACTCGTGCTCATGTGGTACCACCGCGCCTGGCTCTACGGCGCCGCCGCCTCCGCGCTTGGCGCCGCCTCCCTCATGGTCGCCAACACCTTCGACATCCCCTCAGCCGATCCCGGCAAGGTCGCCGGCATCCTCGCCACCAGCCGCATCCTCTACATCCACGTCAACATCGTCCTCATCAGCTACGGACTCATCGCCCTCGGCTTCTTCGTCAGCCTCTTCTACCTCGCCACCCACTACCTCCGCGGGCAGACCTCACTCCGCGTCGCCGCCGCAGGCGTCGGCGCTATCGACGAGAACGACACCCCCGCCAAGGGCAGGCAGGGGCTGCTCCGCGACCTCGACCAGGCACAGCTCCTCGTCCTCCAGCTCGCCTTCTGGCTCCTGGGCGTCGGCATCCTCCTCGGAGCCTACTGGGCCGACCACGCCTGGGGACGATGGTGGGCCTGGGACCCCAAGGAAACCTGGGCACTCATCACCTGGATCATCTACCTCATCGCCATCCACGCTCGCTTCGGCGTCAAGGACCGCGGACTCGTCACCGCATGGCTCAGCGTCGTCGGTTTCGTCGTCATGCTCTGGTGCTACTGGGGCGTCAATATGCTCCTCGCCGGCCTCCATTCCTATGCCTGA
- a CDS encoding DNA-3-methyladenine glycosylase yields the protein MPDRLRRSFFRKPADRLAADLLGQRLVRAHRGHRRAGIIVETEAYLGTIDAAAHTYQGRRTPRNEAMYADAGHAYVYFTYGMHHCMNVVAHSADTPEAVLIRALEPAEGLEAIRRRRPKARRDTDLTSGPAKLCAALDIDRKLNAADLTSSTRLWIEPGHTITPDRIVRTPRIGIDYAAEWTEKPLRFCLRNHPHLSRPAP from the coding sequence ATGCCTGACCGGCTCCGACGATCCTTCTTCCGCAAACCCGCCGACCGGCTCGCCGCCGACCTCCTCGGCCAGCGACTCGTCCGCGCCCATCGTGGACATCGACGCGCCGGCATCATCGTCGAAACCGAGGCCTACCTCGGCACCATCGACGCCGCCGCACACACCTACCAGGGCCGACGCACGCCACGCAACGAGGCCATGTACGCCGACGCCGGACACGCCTACGTCTACTTCACCTACGGCATGCACCACTGCATGAACGTCGTCGCACACAGCGCCGACACACCCGAGGCCGTCCTGATCCGCGCCCTCGAACCCGCCGAAGGCCTTGAAGCCATCCGACGAAGACGACCCAAAGCCAGACGCGACACCGACCTCACCTCCGGACCCGCCAAACTCTGCGCCGCACTCGACATCGACCGCAAACTCAACGCCGCCGACCTCACCTCCTCCACCCGACTCTGGATCGAGCCCGGCCACACCATCACCCCCGACCGGATCGTGCGCACGCCACGCATCGGCATCGACTACGCTGCCGAGTGGACCGAAAAACCCCTCCGCTTCTGCCTCCGCAACCACCCCCACCTGAGCCGACCCGCGCCATGA
- a CDS encoding aldo-keto reductase family protein, giving the protein MKPATLQLGQTDIHTGPCAWDHTLIRDQPQTLQQHPALVVFDQRRGASTDDAAAIATTLNDHPLLLVLEEPDFARHLTKAIDDWHHALGRTIDLIALHTHDITDLKAGGLLQPLTNARTNQTCRYYGFAADNANDAEWLAKNTAGRFLLTPFHRHDQSARYRAIPTAHEYGMAVIAEPHPDTEADPEAAAFALGHAHECLPIRLTPPPEDASPMTDEQREAAWTAWTRDNPPPPPLPRSRPPAE; this is encoded by the coding sequence ATGAAACCCGCCACCCTCCAACTCGGACAAACCGACATCCACACCGGGCCCTGCGCTTGGGACCACACCCTGATCCGAGACCAGCCGCAGACCCTCCAACAACACCCCGCCCTCGTCGTCTTCGATCAGCGACGCGGCGCCTCGACCGATGACGCCGCCGCCATCGCCACCACCCTCAACGACCACCCCCTGCTCCTCGTCCTCGAAGAACCCGACTTCGCAAGACACCTCACCAAAGCCATCGACGACTGGCACCACGCCCTCGGCCGCACCATCGACCTCATCGCACTCCACACCCATGACATCACCGACCTCAAGGCCGGCGGCCTCCTCCAACCCCTCACCAATGCACGCACCAACCAGACCTGCCGCTACTACGGCTTCGCCGCCGACAACGCCAACGACGCCGAATGGCTCGCGAAAAACACGGCCGGACGCTTCCTCCTCACGCCCTTCCACCGCCACGACCAGTCCGCCCGGTACCGCGCCATCCCCACCGCCCACGAGTACGGCATGGCCGTCATCGCCGAACCCCACCCCGACACCGAAGCCGATCCCGAAGCCGCCGCCTTCGCGCTCGGCCACGCCCACGAATGCCTCCCCATCCGCCTCACACCCCCGCCCGAAGACGCCTCACCCATGACCGACGAACAACGCGAGGCCGCGTGGACCGCCTGGACCCGGGATAACCCCCCGCCTCCGCCACTCCCGCGCAGCCGCCCGCCCGCCGAATAA
- a CDS encoding S1 RNA-binding domain-containing protein, translating to MNEHTTGSTEHKDEQATNAPQPESTPTSEQPSEPTPATTPPADNAPAPEADAPARPPAPAEQDVSAELEAEIADADLNAMMEASITAEDSKPAAEPEAVHHEIRRGRIAAVRGEDVFVELTGEMGKMQGIVPLTQFDRAPRIGAIMDFVVDRIDENEGLIYLSREGAISRATWDQLNPGSAVEARVTSTNKGGLELELVGGIRAFMPASQVDIHHVDDLEALVGEKLEAIVQEIDRRSKKVLISRRQYLQQKREAARQKVLAELEVDQIREGTISSITDYGAFVDLGGLDGLLHVSDMTYGRVEKPSEVVKVGDNVKVKVLKIQQGEKGPRISLGLKQIEPDPWENVAETFNVGDEVTGRVTRTANFGAFVEVADGVEGLLPLSEMSWKRVNNADDVVRVGDTIKLSVISLEPQRKRMSLSLKAAGGDPWDGASLKYPQNAVVEGKVLGTTDFGAFIELEEGVEGLVHISELADRRVNQVEDVLNVGESKKFRVLEISDADRKIKLSLKQVDKPIEKTVEQLQPRNLGKAKRQAPRNLQSGLGKSDAMGMGLGDLKLDDLK from the coding sequence GTGAACGAGCACACCACCGGCTCGACCGAGCACAAGGACGAGCAGGCAACCAACGCGCCGCAGCCTGAGTCGACGCCGACCAGCGAGCAGCCGTCCGAACCGACACCCGCAACGACGCCGCCGGCGGACAACGCCCCCGCGCCCGAGGCCGATGCGCCCGCCAGGCCGCCCGCGCCCGCCGAACAGGACGTCTCCGCCGAACTCGAAGCCGAGATCGCCGACGCCGACCTCAACGCCATGATGGAAGCCTCCATCACCGCCGAGGACAGCAAGCCCGCCGCCGAACCCGAGGCCGTCCACCACGAGATCCGACGCGGACGCATCGCCGCCGTCCGAGGCGAAGACGTCTTCGTCGAACTCACCGGCGAGATGGGCAAGATGCAGGGCATCGTCCCGCTCACCCAGTTCGACCGCGCCCCACGCATCGGCGCCATCATGGACTTCGTCGTCGACCGCATCGACGAGAACGAAGGACTCATCTACCTCTCCCGCGAGGGCGCCATCAGCCGAGCCACCTGGGACCAGCTCAACCCCGGCTCCGCCGTCGAGGCACGAGTCACCTCCACCAACAAGGGCGGACTCGAACTCGAACTCGTCGGCGGCATCCGAGCCTTCATGCCCGCCAGCCAGGTCGACATCCACCACGTCGACGACCTCGAAGCACTCGTCGGCGAAAAACTCGAGGCCATCGTCCAGGAAATCGACCGACGATCCAAAAAGGTCCTCATCAGCCGACGCCAGTACCTCCAGCAGAAACGCGAGGCCGCACGGCAGAAAGTCCTCGCCGAACTCGAAGTCGACCAGATCCGGGAAGGCACCATCTCCAGCATCACCGACTACGGCGCCTTCGTGGACCTCGGCGGACTCGACGGACTCCTCCACGTCTCCGACATGACCTACGGCCGCGTCGAAAAACCCTCCGAGGTCGTCAAGGTCGGCGACAACGTCAAGGTCAAGGTCCTCAAGATCCAGCAGGGCGAAAAAGGACCACGCATCAGCCTCGGACTCAAGCAGATCGAGCCCGACCCCTGGGAGAACGTCGCCGAAACCTTCAACGTCGGCGACGAGGTCACCGGACGCGTCACAAGGACCGCCAACTTCGGCGCCTTCGTCGAGGTCGCCGATGGCGTCGAGGGACTCCTCCCCCTCAGCGAGATGAGCTGGAAACGCGTCAACAACGCCGACGACGTCGTCCGCGTCGGGGACACCATCAAGCTCTCCGTCATCAGCCTCGAACCCCAACGCAAACGCATGTCCCTCAGCCTCAAGGCCGCCGGCGGAGACCCCTGGGACGGCGCCAGCCTCAAGTACCCCCAGAACGCCGTCGTCGAGGGCAAGGTCCTCGGCACCACCGACTTCGGGGCCTTCATCGAACTCGAAGAAGGCGTCGAGGGACTCGTCCACATCTCCGAACTCGCCGACCGACGCGTCAACCAGGTCGAAGACGTCCTCAACGTCGGCGAATCCAAGAAGTTCCGCGTCCTCGAGATCAGCGACGCCGACCGCAAGATCAAGCTCTCCCTCAAGCAGGTCGACAAGCCCATCGAGAAAACCGTGGAACAGCTCCAGCCACGCAACCTCGGCAAGGCCAAACGCCAGGCACCTCGCAACCTCCAGTCCGGGCTCGGCAAGTCCGACGCCATGGGCATGGGACTCGGCGACCTCAAACTCGACGACCTCAAGTAA
- a CDS encoding BaiN/RdsA family NAD(P)/FAD-dependent oxidoreductase — translation MTTGHEHDVLVAGAGAAGLMAAIWAGRSAPPGTRVAALDGAQKLGAKILVAGGGRCNVTHDVVTPRDYAGDSPNRINKVLKAFTVQHTTDFFRDLGVRLKREETGKLFPVTDTAQTVLDALLDAARQANASLHTETRITAVTRNPDDTFTLETSRGTHHTNRLILATGGKALPRSGSDGTGYAFAQHLGHTVTTTSPALVPLILADNHWLTELSGLAVDAEVRVTRSTGKIVHREQGPLLLTHFGISGPVPMNLSRHLIALRREDPDATLTANFLEGATFDETDRELLDAAAAEPALTAVGFTRRLLPERLARELVRHETGIPHGTELRQLARPQRHALARALTQLNLPVTSDRGYKFAEVTAGGVPLEEINLKTMASRRCTSLSLCGEILDVDGRIGGYNFQWAWASGKLAGTHAVT, via the coding sequence GTGACCACAGGCCACGAGCACGACGTCCTCGTCGCCGGAGCCGGAGCCGCCGGACTCATGGCCGCCATCTGGGCCGGACGCTCCGCGCCACCCGGCACACGCGTCGCCGCACTCGACGGCGCCCAAAAACTCGGCGCCAAAATCCTGGTCGCAGGCGGCGGACGATGCAACGTCACCCACGACGTCGTCACGCCCAGAGACTACGCCGGCGACTCGCCCAACCGCATCAACAAGGTCCTCAAGGCCTTCACCGTCCAGCACACCACCGACTTCTTCCGCGACCTTGGCGTCCGACTCAAACGCGAAGAGACCGGCAAACTCTTCCCCGTCACCGACACCGCACAGACCGTCCTCGACGCCCTCCTCGACGCCGCCCGCCAGGCCAACGCCAGCCTCCACACCGAAACACGCATCACCGCCGTCACCCGCAACCCCGACGACACCTTCACCCTCGAAACCAGCCGCGGCACCCACCACACCAACCGCCTCATCCTCGCCACGGGCGGCAAGGCACTCCCACGCTCCGGGTCCGACGGCACCGGCTACGCCTTCGCACAACACCTTGGCCACACCGTCACCACCACCTCCCCCGCCCTCGTCCCCCTCATCCTCGCCGACAACCACTGGCTCACCGAACTCTCCGGACTCGCCGTCGACGCCGAGGTCCGCGTCACACGATCCACCGGGAAAATCGTCCACCGCGAACAGGGGCCCCTCCTGCTCACCCACTTCGGCATCAGCGGCCCCGTCCCCATGAACCTCAGCCGCCACCTCATCGCCCTCCGACGCGAAGACCCCGACGCCACCCTCACCGCCAACTTCCTCGAAGGTGCCACCTTCGACGAGACCGACCGCGAACTCCTCGACGCCGCCGCAGCCGAACCCGCACTCACCGCCGTCGGCTTCACCAGGCGACTCCTCCCCGAACGACTCGCCCGCGAACTCGTCCGCCACGAGACCGGCATCCCCCACGGCACCGAGCTGAGGCAACTCGCCCGACCCCAGCGACACGCCCTCGCCCGAGCGCTCACCCAGCTCAACCTGCCCGTCACCAGCGACCGGGGCTACAAGTTCGCCGAGGTCACCGCCGGCGGCGTCCCCCTCGAAGAAATCAACCTCAAGACCATGGCCTCACGCCGATGCACAAGCCTCAGCCTCTGCGGCGAGATCCTCGACGTCGACGGACGCATCGGCGGCTACAACTTCCAGTGGGCATGGGCCTCCGGAAAACTCGCCGGCACCCATGCGGTAACGTGA
- the pgsA gene encoding CDP-diacylglycerol--glycerol-3-phosphate 3-phosphatidyltransferase, with protein sequence MKRSQIPNALTVTRLVMTLAVLLTLDLADRLDQPTTLVLTALTLFVIAALTDALDGFLARRWNVISRFGRIVDPLADKLLILGTAGYLAAVDNFNTGLTAWMLAILLVRELLVTGLRGLVESSGHDFSAVASGKLKMILQSVAIPWAILGMAIDPAAASHTWFFLTRDILLHATALATLASGIPYVINAAIALRDAD encoded by the coding sequence ATGAAACGCAGCCAGATCCCCAACGCGCTCACCGTCACACGGCTCGTCATGACCCTCGCCGTCCTCCTCACGCTCGACCTCGCCGACCGCCTCGACCAGCCCACGACCCTCGTCCTCACCGCCCTCACCCTCTTTGTCATCGCCGCACTCACCGACGCCCTCGACGGCTTCCTCGCACGACGCTGGAACGTCATCTCACGCTTCGGACGCATCGTCGACCCCCTCGCCGACAAACTCCTCATCCTCGGAACCGCCGGATACCTCGCCGCCGTCGACAACTTCAACACCGGCCTCACCGCCTGGATGCTCGCCATCCTCCTCGTCCGCGAACTCCTCGTCACCGGACTCCGCGGACTCGTCGAGTCCTCCGGCCACGACTTCTCCGCCGTCGCCTCCGGCAAACTCAAGATGATCCTCCAGTCCGTCGCCATCCCCTGGGCCATCCTCGGCATGGCCATCGACCCCGCCGCCGCCAGCCACACATGGTTCTTCCTCACCCGCGACATCCTGCTCCACGCCACCGCCCTCGCCACCCTCGCCTCAGGCATCCCCTACGTCATCAACGCCGCAATCGCCCTCCGCGACGCCGACTGA
- a CDS encoding ABC transporter ATP-binding protein, whose protein sequence is MRETVAEFREVEKVYNEGTSAPVVRALRGVNLTIPRGQYVAIMGPSGSGKSTLMNILGCLDRPTQGSYLIDGEDVAGFTDEELSRARGERLGFVFQAFNLIQQLTIEDNVQVPLFYSGVPPVKRREAAERSLERVGLLDRLGHRPAELSGGQQQRVAIARALVNEPSLLLADEPTGNLDSSTGQAILDMFDQLHRAGLTIVMVTHDESVAERCERIVRVLDGLIDKDEMVNGAV, encoded by the coding sequence GTGCGTGAGACGGTTGCCGAGTTCCGTGAGGTGGAGAAGGTTTACAACGAGGGGACGAGCGCGCCGGTGGTGCGTGCGTTGCGTGGTGTGAACCTGACGATCCCGCGGGGTCAGTACGTGGCGATCATGGGTCCGTCGGGATCGGGCAAGAGCACGCTGATGAACATCCTGGGGTGTCTGGACCGTCCGACGCAGGGTTCGTACCTGATTGACGGCGAGGACGTGGCGGGTTTTACGGACGAGGAGCTGTCGCGGGCGCGGGGCGAGCGGCTGGGGTTTGTGTTTCAGGCGTTCAACCTGATTCAGCAGCTGACGATCGAGGACAACGTGCAGGTGCCGCTTTTTTACTCGGGCGTGCCGCCTGTGAAGCGTCGCGAGGCGGCGGAGCGTTCGCTGGAGCGTGTGGGTCTGCTGGATCGGCTGGGTCACCGGCCGGCGGAGTTGTCGGGTGGGCAGCAGCAGCGTGTGGCGATTGCGCGGGCGCTGGTGAACGAGCCGAGTCTGCTGCTGGCGGACGAGCCGACGGGGAACCTGGATTCGAGCACGGGTCAGGCGATCCTGGACATGTTCGATCAGCTGCACCGGGCGGGGTTGACGATCGTGATGGTGACGCACGACGAGTCGGTGGCGGAGCGATGCGAGCGGATCGTTCGTGTGCTGGACGGTCTGATCGACAAGGACGAGATGGTGAACGGGGCGGTGTGA
- a CDS encoding AAA family ATPase: protein MADLPDHVIPMLERLRSNIRECFLGHEAAVDRVLVCLLARGHVLIEDVPGVGKTTLATALARSVDGTIVRLQMTPDMVPSDILGVTLWDQHKGEFTFKPGPIFCNVLVADEVNRTTPRTQSALLEAMSEYQVSIDGHTRKLLEPFLVVATQNPYEFEGTYFLPESQLDRFLMRIRLGYPKPEDEQRVLISDPTRTALSGLKPVMTAEEIVRLQRLVDDVRFDDRLARYIVDLANATRDHPRLQIGLSTRGALALVHASKATALLDGRTYTLPEDVTKNVIPVLAHRVVVHGRLREEDGESIEGLIQRVMETVPSPV, encoded by the coding sequence ATGGCCGACCTTCCTGATCATGTGATTCCGATGCTGGAGCGTCTTCGGAGCAACATCCGCGAGTGCTTTCTGGGTCACGAGGCGGCGGTGGACCGGGTGCTGGTGTGTCTGCTGGCTCGGGGGCACGTGCTGATCGAGGACGTGCCGGGTGTGGGCAAGACGACGCTGGCGACGGCGTTGGCGCGGAGTGTGGACGGGACGATTGTGCGTCTGCAGATGACGCCTGACATGGTGCCTTCGGACATCCTTGGCGTGACGCTTTGGGATCAGCACAAGGGGGAGTTCACGTTCAAGCCGGGGCCGATTTTCTGCAACGTGCTGGTGGCGGACGAGGTGAACCGGACGACGCCTCGGACGCAGTCGGCGTTGCTGGAGGCGATGAGCGAGTACCAGGTGTCGATTGACGGGCACACGCGGAAGCTGCTGGAGCCTTTTCTGGTGGTGGCGACGCAGAACCCGTACGAGTTCGAGGGGACGTATTTCCTGCCGGAGTCTCAGCTGGACCGTTTTTTGATGCGGATCCGGCTGGGGTATCCGAAGCCGGAGGACGAGCAGCGGGTGCTGATCTCGGACCCGACGCGGACGGCGTTGTCGGGCCTGAAGCCGGTGATGACGGCGGAGGAGATCGTGCGGCTGCAGCGTCTGGTGGACGATGTGCGGTTTGATGATCGTCTGGCGCGGTACATCGTGGATCTGGCGAACGCGACGCGTGATCACCCGCGGCTGCAGATCGGTTTGTCGACGCGTGGGGCGTTGGCGCTGGTGCATGCTTCGAAGGCGACGGCGCTGCTGGACGGGCGGACCTACACTCTGCCTGAGGACGTGACCAAGAACGTCATCCCCGTGCTGGCGCACCGCGTGGTGGTGCATGGCCGGCTGCGTGAGGAGGACGGTGAGTCGATCGAGGGCCTGATCCAGCGTGTGATGGAGACGGTGCCCTCGCCTGTGTAG
- the cdaA gene encoding diadenylate cyclase CdaA → MDYDLGIINVLRRLIGYFQTEPLQVAFELLVIAFVVTMILRFLRGTRGARVVKGLALVLVVGTVGIQLLAGEDSLSRLRLLYDSFLTLASVMLVVVFAPELRRAFMRLGEASFFTQGGVRRARVVEEIVAAIQYLSRNKIGALVAIERQVGLRGIVEVGTRLDAELSASLLNTIFWPGSALHDLGVVIQGDRVIAAGVQFPLSEREDLPRELGSRHRAAIGLSEEADALILVVSEETGTISVAERGVLRRNLTIDDLRPELNHAFGQLTLSESERSTTTTDTPLAGKG, encoded by the coding sequence GTGGACTACGACCTCGGAATCATCAACGTGCTTCGCCGGCTCATCGGTTACTTCCAGACCGAGCCGCTGCAGGTCGCCTTCGAACTCCTCGTCATCGCCTTCGTCGTCACCATGATCCTCCGGTTCCTACGCGGGACCCGCGGCGCTCGCGTCGTCAAGGGACTCGCCCTCGTCCTCGTCGTCGGAACCGTCGGCATCCAGCTCCTCGCCGGCGAAGACTCCCTCAGCCGCCTCCGGCTCCTCTACGACTCCTTCCTCACCCTCGCCTCCGTCATGCTCGTCGTCGTCTTCGCACCCGAACTCCGCAGAGCCTTCATGCGCCTCGGCGAGGCCAGCTTCTTCACCCAGGGCGGCGTCCGACGCGCACGCGTCGTCGAGGAAATCGTCGCCGCCATCCAATACCTCTCACGCAACAAGATCGGTGCCCTCGTCGCCATCGAACGACAGGTCGGCCTACGCGGCATCGTCGAAGTCGGCACACGACTCGACGCCGAACTCAGCGCCTCACTCCTCAACACCATCTTCTGGCCCGGTTCCGCACTCCACGACCTGGGCGTCGTCATCCAGGGCGACCGCGTCATCGCCGCGGGCGTCCAGTTCCCGCTCTCAGAACGCGAAGACCTCCCCCGAGAACTCGGCTCGCGACACCGCGCCGCCATCGGACTCTCCGAAGAAGCCGACGCCCTCATCCTCGTCGTCTCCGAAGAAACCGGAACCATCTCCGTCGCCGAGCGTGGCGTCCTACGACGCAACCTCACCATCGACGACCTGCGACCCGAACTCAATCATGCCTTCGGACAACTCACGCTCAGCGAGTCCGAACGCTCCACCACCACCACCGACACACCCCTCGCCGGTAAGGGCTGA
- a CDS encoding YbbR-like domain-containing protein — protein sequence MRERLESILTIAVVSLLVWLYAESRVVTQYNNLPITIAFESRSGAPINYEGTGRIQVSFKASPSIKREFDRIAEQPVTITVDDTLPDLPDLRTLVLAETLDNTDFAELGLVIEDTSPPTARIEIIRRRKLILPVRLETDGFQLTEPPVIEPAEAEITLPESIQLPDNTSALVRLSLDDIAGFDTGTQRAQNAPIIIPADAESPWTTIQPANARITYTVRQTRDTVELPTVPVRINILVSLADDFTLTIPEAERFIPSILLIGPADALQQVRDQPNSVWVELRPTRDQLEAAADAQPPTLELTPVLVAPPGVTTEDGSLPATTLDIARRTNAAPR from the coding sequence GTGCGCGAACGACTCGAATCCATCCTGACCATCGCCGTCGTCTCCCTGCTCGTCTGGCTCTACGCCGAGAGCCGCGTCGTCACCCAGTACAACAACCTCCCCATCACCATCGCCTTCGAATCCCGTTCCGGCGCACCCATCAACTACGAGGGAACCGGACGCATCCAGGTCAGCTTCAAGGCCTCACCCTCCATCAAACGCGAGTTCGACCGCATCGCCGAACAACCCGTCACCATCACCGTCGACGACACACTCCCCGACCTCCCCGACCTGCGAACCCTCGTCCTCGCCGAAACCCTCGACAACACCGACTTCGCCGAACTCGGTCTCGTCATCGAAGACACCAGCCCACCCACCGCACGCATCGAGATCATCCGCCGACGCAAACTCATCCTCCCCGTCCGGCTCGAAACCGACGGCTTCCAGCTCACCGAACCCCCCGTCATCGAACCCGCCGAAGCCGAAATCACCCTCCCCGAATCCATCCAGCTCCCCGACAACACCTCCGCCCTCGTACGACTCTCCCTCGACGACATCGCCGGATTCGACACCGGGACCCAACGCGCCCAGAACGCGCCCATCATCATCCCCGCCGACGCCGAATCACCCTGGACCACCATCCAGCCCGCCAACGCACGCATCACCTACACCGTCCGACAGACCCGCGACACCGTCGAACTCCCCACCGTCCCCGTCCGCATCAACATCCTCGTCAGCCTCGCCGATGACTTCACCCTCACCATCCCCGAGGCCGAACGCTTCATCCCCTCCATCCTTCTCATCGGCCCCGCCGACGCGCTCCAGCAGGTCCGCGATCAGCCCAACAGCGTCTGGGTCGAACTCCGACCCACCCGCGACCAGCTCGAAGCCGCCGCCGACGCCCAGCCCCCCACCCTCGAACTCACCCCCGTCCTCGTCGCCCCGCCGGGCGTCACCACCGAAGACGGCAGCCTCCCCGCCACCACGCTCGACATCGCACGACGCACCAACGCGGCACCACGCTGA